The Acidobacteriota bacterium DNA window CGGGATGCCGTCGGAATCGCCGTCGAGCTGGTCGAATTGGTGGGCAAATTCGTGCAGCACGACGTTGTGGCCGTCGGAGAGGTTCGTGGCGCCCCGGCGCACGGCGTCCCAGGCGAGCACCACGTAGCCGTGGTTCCATGACTCTCCCAACCGGTGATGCTCGCTCACCACCAAGTCGCCGCCCACGTCACGATTCACCGCCCGGTAGGCCTCGGGATACACCACCACGGAGCGGAGGTTGGGAAAACTGTGACCGTTGCCCAAAACCAGGACACAGGCTTGGCCGGCGACGGTCACGCGGATCTCGTCATCGATCTCCAGGCCGCCGCCGCCCTCGATCGGAACGTCCACCAAGAACGCCAGGATCAGCCCCTCGAGGCGCTGCCGCTTCTCCGCGGAAAGTCGAGCCACCAGCGGCACGTTCCTCTCGAGAATACTCTGCCACTCCTCTGGGAACGGGCGCGCGAGGAGTTGCTGGCGTCGCCGA harbors:
- a CDS encoding M90 family metallopeptidase — translated: MTAWILIALVVVSGGLVLVRMWLGHRRRQQLLARPFPEEWQSILERNVPLVARLSAEKRQRLEGLILAFLVDVPIEGGGGLEIDDEIRVTVAGQACVLVLGNGHSFPNLRSVVVYPEAYRAVNRDVGGDLVVSEHHRLGESWNHGYVVLAWDAVRRGATNLSDGHNVVLHEFAHQFDQLDGDSDGIPVATGHLRYGHWARVVERDFEHLVTRVERNQPTALDPYGAENPAEFFAVATEAFFERPKKLRRHYPDLYALLEDLYQLDPTAWH